In Amycolatopsis coloradensis, one genomic interval encodes:
- the cobC gene encoding Rv2231c family pyridoxal phosphate-dependent protein CobC, which produces MADYDLWHHGDREVGEGLVDLAVNVRLPAPPAWLRAELAAALDDLAAYPDVTAATAAVAARHSLPESQVLVTSGAAEAFTLLATALRPAHAVVVHPQFTEPEAALRAAGHPVHRVVLSPDDGFRLDGVPEEADLVFVGNPTNPTSVLHPAADLLGLGRPGRLVVVDEAFLDAVPGETESVAGQPGFVVLRSLTKTWGIAGLRAGYVLADESVVDSLRAVQPPWSVSSLAAVAVVACCRPAALEEAEKLAVAAEADREYLVSGLTALGVEVLGEPRGPFVLVRLPGAGGVRERLRENGFAVRRGDTFPGLDARYLRIAVRDRETVDAFLGAWRVVSGVSGSIEG; this is translated from the coding sequence ATGGCTGACTACGACCTCTGGCACCACGGCGATCGCGAGGTCGGTGAAGGTCTCGTCGATCTGGCGGTCAACGTCCGTCTCCCGGCGCCACCCGCTTGGCTGCGTGCCGAACTGGCGGCGGCACTGGACGATCTGGCCGCCTATCCGGACGTCACCGCCGCCACGGCCGCGGTGGCCGCCCGGCACTCGTTGCCCGAGTCCCAGGTGTTGGTGACCTCCGGTGCGGCCGAGGCCTTCACGTTGCTGGCCACGGCGTTGCGGCCCGCTCACGCCGTCGTCGTGCACCCGCAGTTCACTGAACCCGAGGCCGCTCTGCGCGCGGCCGGTCATCCCGTGCACCGGGTGGTGCTGTCGCCCGACGACGGCTTCCGGCTCGATGGCGTCCCGGAGGAGGCGGACCTGGTCTTCGTCGGGAACCCCACGAACCCGACGTCCGTGTTGCACCCGGCCGCGGATCTGCTCGGGCTGGGCCGCCCTGGCCGCCTGGTCGTCGTCGACGAGGCCTTCCTCGACGCCGTCCCCGGCGAGACCGAAAGCGTTGCGGGGCAACCGGGTTTCGTCGTCCTCCGCAGCCTGACGAAGACGTGGGGGATCGCCGGGCTGCGTGCGGGCTACGTCCTGGCGGATGAGTCCGTTGTGGACAGTCTGCGCGCGGTCCAGCCTCCGTGGTCGGTGTCGTCGCTCGCCGCCGTCGCCGTGGTGGCGTGCTGCCGTCCGGCGGCGTTGGAGGAAGCCGAAAAGCTGGCGGTGGCGGCGGAAGCGGACCGGGAGTACCTGGTCTCGGGCCTGACCGCGCTGGGCGTCGAGGTGCTGGGAGAACCTCGGGGGCCTTTCGTGCTCGTGCGGCTCCCTGGCGCCGGCGGTGTCCGGGAACGGTTGAGGGAGAACGGTTTCGCCGTCCGTCGGGGGGACACCTTCCCGGGGCTGGACGCGCGGTACCTGCGGATCGCGGTGCGGGACCGGGAGACGGTGGACGCGTTCTTGGGTGCGTGGCGGGTCGTGAGTGGCGTTTCGGGTTCTATTGAGGGGTAA
- a CDS encoding adenosylcobinamide-GDP ribazoletransferase, with the protein MIADALKMAVGTLTTVRVPAPGVIDRRVAGGAMVLAPLAVVPLAAVASVLVFLGELVGLPVFASAALALGAVALGSRGLHLDGLADTADGLGASYDRARALDVMRRGDSGPTGIATLVLTLLVQTGALAGAISAGHGIPAVAAAVIAGRGVLSLCCARGVPSARPEGLGATVSGSVPVWAAAVVFAVLAGAAALVLPWWQGLAAVALGYLAAAALLARCVQRLGGITGDVLGGCVEVAVAGVLLASSF; encoded by the coding sequence TTGATCGCCGACGCGCTGAAGATGGCCGTCGGCACCCTGACCACCGTCCGGGTGCCGGCGCCGGGGGTGATCGACCGGCGGGTGGCGGGCGGCGCGATGGTGCTCGCCCCGCTGGCCGTCGTGCCGCTCGCGGCCGTCGCCTCGGTGCTCGTTTTCCTGGGCGAGTTGGTCGGTCTGCCCGTGTTCGCGTCGGCGGCACTCGCGTTGGGCGCGGTGGCGCTGGGCAGCCGCGGCCTTCATCTGGACGGGCTCGCCGACACGGCGGACGGGCTCGGTGCTTCGTACGACCGCGCGCGGGCGCTGGACGTCATGCGGCGCGGCGATTCCGGGCCCACCGGGATCGCGACCCTGGTGCTGACGCTGCTCGTGCAGACCGGCGCGCTGGCCGGGGCGATCTCGGCCGGGCACGGCATCCCGGCGGTCGCGGCGGCGGTCATAGCCGGACGCGGGGTGCTCTCGCTGTGCTGCGCGCGCGGCGTCCCCTCGGCCCGGCCGGAAGGACTGGGCGCGACCGTCTCCGGTTCGGTGCCGGTGTGGGCGGCGGCGGTGGTGTTCGCCGTGCTCGCGGGCGCGGCCGCGCTGGTACTCCCGTGGTGGCAAGGGCTCGCCGCGGTGGCGTTGGGGTACCTGGCCGCGGCGGCGTTGCTGGCGCGGTGCGTTCAGCGGCTGGGCGGGATCACCGGGGACGTGCTCGGGGGTTGCGTCGAGGTCGCCGTCGCGGGGGTCTTGCTGGCTTCGTCGTTCTGA